ACCGTGGCGTTGATGCCGTCCTTGGAGATCAGGATGCGTCCGGTCAGCCCCAGTTTCTCGCACAGCGCGCGTTGCCAGAGCCGCACCGCGTCCGGGTCGGTGATGGGGGTAAAGCCGTAAAAGAGCACAATTCTGTTCAGAGCCACGTATTTAAGGGTACTGGTTGCGGCCTGCCCCGACTCCGCCGCTGCCGGACTGCACCGGCATCACCTCGCCGCCATGTCGACGTGGGCGGTGGTCACGATTGCATAAGCAAGTCAGTTCGGGGTACGGAACCCCTGTTACTTGTGGCGGGGCTGGAATAACCTCATCACATGAGTCCGGACGCCTTGGTTGAAGACATTACAAACCTTCTTGAAGTCTGGGTAACCGGTTGGGCCGGTTGCCGCGGATACCAGACATCAACGGAAGGCCGCTTCCCCGCTGTACTGCGGGCCGACACCACCGGGGACTGGGAATACTTCGCCCACGACCCCTCCGACGACGAGTTCGCGGCCCTGGTAGCGAAGACCGCGGAAGCTCCCGCCCGGATTTTGACCATTCTGACCAATGATGTCCTCCGCTACAACCAGCTGGCCGGGAAACACGGGCTGAACATCACGTCCGCTTCCCAGGCCATGATGATCGTGGACATGGAAACCCAGGACACCGAGGATCCGTGGCTCTCGGATGACGATTTGAACCTGGTCACGTCCCAGGTGGACGGCGTCCACCACGCCGTTGTCCGCTCCGGTGAGGAGATTGCGGCCAGCGGCAGAGTGTTCGTGGTGGACGGAACGGCGGTGTTCGACAAGATTGTGGTCCAGCCCGCGTTCCAGCGCCGCGGCCTGGGCAGTTTCATCATGAAGGCCCTCGCGGCGCAAGCCATCGGCCCGGATGTGGAAAACGGCCTGTTGCTGGCTTCCCTCGATGGCCAGAAACTGTATTCCCATCTGGGCTGGTCCGTGGTGTGCCGTGTGCTGATGCTGTCCACCTCTCAGGAGGGCGCGGACCTGTCCGTGGGCTGATTTTTCCGCGGGTGAAAGAATGTTGGGGTGAACCCCCATGACTCCCTGATCCCGTTGCTGGGCCGCGGCCCGGACCCGGAGCAGCTCCGTCATGTCCACACCATCCCCGCACGCCGGGCTGTCCACGAGCCGTGGCCGGATTGGGCGCACCCTGACCTCGTTGCCGCGTACGGCTCCTTGGGCATTCACGAGCCCTACCGCCACCAGATCGAGGCGGCAGACCTTGCCCACGGCGGGGAGCACGTGGTGATAGCCACCGGGACGGCCTCCGGAAAGTCCCTTGCCTACCAGCTACCGGCGCTGGATGCCATCCACCGCTCGGAGCTTCGGGTGGTGTCCGAACCGGGGAAGATCCACGACGACGGTGCCGTCACGCTGTATCTCTCCCCCACCAAGGCGCTGGCCGCGGACCAGCTCGCTGCCATCCGTTCTTTGAAACTGCCGACCGTTCGGGCCGAGACGTACGACGGCGACACAGATCCTGCCTCCCGGCGGTGGATCCGGGACCACGCCAACTTCATTCTCGCGAATCCGGACATGCTGCACTTCGGCATTCTCCCAAACCATGCCTGGTGGGCAAGCTTCTTCCGCCGCCTGCGCTACGTGATTGTGGACGAGGCCCACAGCTACCGCGGCGTGTTCGGTTCGCATGTGGCCAACCTGATGCGCCGGCTCCGCCGCATCTGCGCCTACTACGGTGCCGGCACCGCCCATCCAGGACCGGTGTTCATCGCCGCTTCGGCCACAGCTTCGGAGCCGGGCACCTCCTTCGGTCGCCTGATCGGGGCGCCGGTCCGGGCCGTCGCCGAGGACTGCTCCCCGCATGGCTCCACCACTGTGGCCTTCTGGGAGCCCGCGCTGACGGAGCTGAAAGGGGAAAACGGGGCGAAGGAGCGCCGCACAGCCGTTGCCGAGACGGCTGACCTGCTGGCCAACCTGGTCTCCGCCCGGATCCGGACCATCGCCTTCATTAAGTCCCGGCGAGGCGCGGAGACCATTTCCTCGATCACCAAGCGCCTGCTGGACGAGGTGGACCCGAGCCTCCCGCAACGGGTGGCCGCGTACCGCTCCGGCTATCTGCCGGAGGAACGGCGTGCCTTGGAAAAGGCGCTCCGGTCAGGGGAGCTGCTGGGTGTGTCCAGCACCTCTGCCTTGGAACTCGGGATAGACATCTCCGGCCTGGACGCCGTCCTGGTGGCCGGGTGGCCCGGAACCCGCGCCTCACTGTTCCAGCAGATCGGACGGGCCGGCCGTGCGGGCCAGGATGCCATCGCTGCATTTGTTGCCAGCGATGACCCCCTGGACACCTACCTGGTGAACCATCCGGAGGCGATCTTTGACGTCTCGGTCGAAGCGACCGTGTTTGATCCCTCCAATCCTTATGTGTTGGGGCCGCATCTTTGCGCCGCAGCCGCGGAACTCCCGCTCGGCGTGGCCGAGCTGGATCTCTTCGGCAGCACGTCCGAGAAGTTGCTGGGGCAGCTGGTTGCCCAGGGCTACCTGCGGCGCCGCCCGGCAGGCTGGTTCTGGACCCACTCCCAAAGCGCCGCCGCCATGGTGAACCTCCGGGCCGACGGCGGCGGCCCCGTGAGCATCGTGGACGCCGACACGGGCTCCCTGCTGGGAACAATGGACTCGCCCCAGACGCATTACCAGGCCCACACCGGAGCTGTCTACGTTCACCAGGGAGACAGCTACGTGGTGGAGGAACTGAACGAAGACGACCACTGCGTCATGGTGCGCCGGGCCAATCCGGACTACTACACCACGGCCCGGGACGTGACCCAGATCGAGGTCCTTGAAACCCAGCGGACTGCACAGTGGGGCGACGTCTCCGTGCACTTCGGCGACGTTAAGGTCACAACCCAGGTGGTCTCCTTTCAGCGGAAGGCCCTGATCTCGAATGAAATCCTCGGTGAGGAACCCTTGGAGCTGGGCGCCAGGGACCTGTTCACCAAGGCCGTCTGGTTTGTGGTGGAAAACCGTTCCCTCACCGGCGCGGGGCTGATCGAGGCGCAGTTCCCGGGCGCCCTTCATGCGGCCGAACACGCAGCCATCGGGCTGCTGCCTCTGGTCGCTTCGAGTGACCGCTGGGACATCGGCGGGGTGTCCACGGCCATTCACGCCGACACCGGAGTGCCAACCATCTTTGTCTACGACGGGCACCCCGGCGGTGCGGGCTTTGCCGAGCGAGGTTTTGATAAGGCGAAAGTCTGGCTCTCGGCCACCCGGGACGCCATCAAGGCCTGTGAGTGTGAGTCCGGCTGCCCCTCCTGTGTCCAGTCCCCCAAATGCGGGAACAAGAACAACCCCCTGGACAAGGCTGCGGCCATCACCCTGATTGATGTACTCCTCCAGGACTCGAGCGAAGCGCCGCGGCGTGACCTGGAACTGCCGGCGCATCCGCAGCGGGACCTCAACCCGGCGGCGGCTCAGGGCGGCGGTCCGGCCCGCGCATGACCGCTGGCCGCACCCAGCATGCCCCGGGCATTGAGCATGGTCCGGAGCTCAACTGTCTGACCGGTCCCCTCCGTGCAGCTGGTGATGAGGGCATCGTGCCGGGCCGCCACTTCAGCGGCCACGGCACACGGAGCCCCCGAGGTCAGGCCGCGCAGGGCGTCGGCCCCCGCAAGCGCGGCCAAGTCCGCGGCTGCAGCCGCCCTGCTGGCCATCACCGCTGACTGCGCCAGGAGCAGCATGAGGGTCATGGTCATGATGATCACCAAGGCCAGTCCTGCTGCCAGGATGGTCCCGGAACCGCGTTCGGTGTGGTCCGCCGCCGGGCTGCTCATGCCGCGACCGTGTTCAGGTATGCCGCAACCCTTTCGAGGCACGCAACCGTCTTCAGGTTTGTCACCGGCGTCCGTTCCTGCAACAGCGGGCCGGGCCGGGGCGGGCCGGCCGCCGTTGGCATCTCTCGCCGGGCACTGGCTTTTGCCGTAAGGGTCCACGGGAGTGTGGACGCCAGGGGCCCGCCCGCCCGGTCAGCCACCGTTACGTGCAGCCACTCACCGTCGGCGACAACGGAGACAGTGGCCGACGTTCCCGCCAATGCCCTGACGATTCCCGCAGCGGCGGACGGGTCCTCGCCACGGGCAAGGGCCCGGCCGCCGGCAAGCGCAGCCTCCTCGAGCCTGAGCTGGGTTACGCCGGCAGCTGCCCCGGACAGCAACAGGGCGAGCAGCAGCAAGACAGCCGGCAGCGCAACAGCGAACTCCGCCGTCACGGCCCCGGCCATGGTGCTCTGGACTTTTCCCGGTTCCCGCCTGTCACCACGGGAAATGCCTGCTGCGGCCTTCCTGTTCCGGACTCCCCGTGTGCCCGGGTGCAACGCTGCCGGCGCGCCACTCATGGCAAGGCTAGTGCTGTGCGGATGAGGTTGAGCAGGAATCCTCGTACTTCATCACTGCGGAGAATGAAGACCAAAATTCCGGCAAAGCCCACGGCGGCCAGGGTGGCAATGGCATACTCAGCTGTCGCCATACCCGCTTCCGATGCCGTGAGCCGTTGCCGCCGCTCCGTCGCCCCGCGGATAACCGGGTAGAGCTGCACAACGTTGCCGGTGGGCTGCGTCGCCTCCTGCCGCTGACAGGTGCACGCATCCCATTCGGGGCCGGCCGGCCCTGCGGAGTCCCAGCCTGTTGTGCCGACAACTCCCTTCCCGGGCTGAGGTGCCGGGGCGGGGGCAATGCTGTATTGGGTGATGGTCATGGTGGTGTTTCCCTTCTGTGCTCCGGCCGAGTTGCCGGCTACTTCGACTCTTCCGGTGTTCCAAAGCGGCGGTAAGGGCGAACCCCTGCCAAGTGGAAAAGGTGGCCATTTCCGCGCCTGTGGAGGAATGGAGAGGGCGTCTGCGGGTGCACACCGCAGTCCGCTGCCCTGAGAGCGGGCCAGCGGGCCGGCGGTCAACGCCTCAGGATCCGGAGGGCACCAGGGCCAGGAGAACCGGGACCACGCCCAGGCAGATGAAGGCAGGCAGTGAGCACAGGCCCAACGGAATGACCAGCTTTACGCCCAGGGAGGCGGCTCGTTTCTCGGCAGCACGGAACCTTTCCCGCCGTAACCGGGCAGCTTGGGCGTAGAGAATGGCCGATGACGGAGCGCCGGTCAGCGCAGCGAATCCGAGTGCGTCACGCAGCTCCAGGACCTCAGGCAGCCGGACTTCGGAGCTGCGCCATGCGGTCTCCCAGTCGGCACCGATAGCGAGGGCCGACACCACGGGGCGCAGTGCCTTGCTGTAATCCTTGGACGCGGAGGCCGCCACGAGCTCCAGTGAGCGGCCAATCCCTGACCCGGCGTCCAACATGGCGGCTACCAGCTCGAGCATCATGGCAGTGTCGCGAAGCCCGTCAACGGAGTCCTCGCCGCTGGCCCGGGAGCGAGCGCTGCCGGCACCCGGGCTTCTCCCTTGCCCGGCAGGCCCGTTGCTCAACCTCAGCAGCCGCTGCCGTACCCGGCCGGGCTGGGAGAAGGCCAGATAGGAGGCGAGGATAAGCACGATGACGAGCGCCGCGACGGTCATCAGAGGGGAGGTCATGGCGCGGCCCCTGCCGCAGCATGCACCAGCCGGGCGGACCAGATTCTTCCCGCTATGGTCAAGGCAACTCCTGCGGCGAGCGCGGCCATTCCCAGCGGCGTACCGAACAACATGGCCAGCGGATCCACCCCCAGCGCCATGCCAAGCCCCAGTCCCATCACGGGAAGCCAGGTCAGGAGACTCACGGTGGCCTTGGGTCCGGCCAGTGCTGTTTCTCTGGCAGCGTCGGCGTCATCCTCCACTTCCAGTTGGGCCGCAAACCGGGCCAGGACCTCAGCCAGCGGACAGCCGCTGGCTTCGGCTATATCGAAGCACGCAGCCAGTTCCAGCCAGATCCGTGGCTCCCTGCCCGCTGCACGCGGAAATGCCGCCGGAGCGGAGCGCCTGATGGCTTGCGATACCGGCAGGCCGCGGAAGGCTGCTGCCCGCACAGTGCCGAGTACGGTCAGGGAGCCTGCGCTCAGGCCCGGCCTTTTCCGGGCGCCCCCTGGCTTCTGCGCGGGCGCTAAGACCTGCCCGGTCCCCTGTATCTGTGGTCTCTGTGCCGGTTCCGGTTGTTCGCCAGCGCCTTCAGACCGGCGTGGACCCGTGCCGGGGTGGCCCTGGTGGACCAGCCATAATTCGTCCCAAAGCCTTGAGGGCGTGCGTCCGCCCTTGAGCAACGCAGCCAATTGCTGCACCACCAGTGTCAGGGACAGCTGCTCGCGGTCCTTGTCCGCACGGTGTGCCTTGCCCCACAGGATCCATAAGCCGGTTCCAATCCCGGAACGGCGCGAGCCGGCATGCCCGGCGGTACCCCTACCGACCCCGCCCCAACGTTGGGCGGCCGGTCCGGCGGCACGACGAAAGCGGTCCGCAACGCCGCCCGGAGGCCTCAGCAACAGGATGACCGCCAGCATCAAAGTGCCGGCCAGCAGCAGTGTCACGCCGCAGCACCCAGGTCCGGAGACAGGCCCAGCCGCCCTCTTAGCATTTCCCAGCCGGGACCGGTACAGGTCTCGCCGTCTCTGTTCTCCAGAGCCGGCACCACAACGAGTCCGGCCGGACCGTCCTGCACTACGCCCACGCAGGCTACCCGCCGGCCGTGGCGGGCCCGCGCAACATGGATGACAACATCGAGAGCACTGGCCGCCTGCAGCCGGACGGCGTCCGGGCCCAGGCCTGCGAGCGCACCGAGCGCCGTCAATCGTGCGGGGACCGCCGTGGCGGTGTTGGCGTGGATGGTGCCTCCTCCACCGGTGTGGCCGGTGTTCATTGCCGTCAGGAGTTCCCGGACCTCAGCACCCCGGCACTCCCCCACCACCAGCCGGTCCGGGCGCATCCGAAGTGCCTGCCGGACGAGCTCGCCCAGATCCACCTCGCCGCCGCCTTCCAGGTTTCCGTGCCGGGACTCAAGCGAAACAATGTGCGGATGAACGGGGTTCAGTTCAGAGGCGTCCTCGATCAGCACCAGCCGTTCCGCGGGTGAGCACAGCCCGAGCAGGGTGGAGAGCATGGTGGTCTTCCCTGAGCCTGTGGCTCCGCTGATGAGGAAACTCAGCCGATGCTCAACAATGCGTTCCAGTACCTCCTGCACCACGCCGCAGAACATGCCACCGGCGCGGAGTTCATCCATGGTGAAGACCTGTTCCCGCCGGATCCTGATGCTCAGCAGCGTGCCTGCTGTCGAAATGGGCGGCAGGATCGCATGGATGCGGTAGCCGCCGTCCAACCGGACATCAACGCAGGGCGAGCCGTCGTCCAGCCGCCTGCCGCCGGCTGCCACGAGACGGGAGGCCAGGGCCCGCACCTGGGCCTCACCGTCAAACGAGACCCCTGCGGGTTCAATGCCGCTCCCGCGGTCAATCCAGACCGAGTCCGGCGCGTTCACAAAAATGTCGGTGACCCGAACGTCCCGGGTCAGCTCCTGGAGGGGGCCGAGGCCGTTCAGTTCCGCGCTGATCCTTTCAACGGCTGCCAGCGAGCCGGCGGTTCCCAGCAGCCTACCGGTGGCCTGTACTGCCGCCGCGACACGGGAGGCCGTGACCGGGCCGGAGTCTGCCATGACTGACTCGCGGACCGTCTCCAGCAGGGCTGAATCAAGCCCCCGCCGGTCCAGCACCCGCGCCTGGCGGCGGCGGGTTCCGTTCAGCTTGTCCGGCAGCGGCGAAGCGAACTGCGGAGCGGGTGCCGGCGTTACAGGTTGCCTCCCGCCGAACGGTCCTGCAGTCATGGCAAGTCTCCGACCGGAATTTCGCCGGCGACCAGATCAAGAACCGATGCGGCGAAGTGCCTGACGCTCCGTCGGTTGCCAAACTCAAGCAGCCGCCCGTTCTCGCCGGCGGCGGTGACGCCGCGCAGTTCGGGAACCCGGCCTTGGACCGGCAACCCCACGGCGTCGGCAATCAGGCCGCCGTCCAGAGCGGCTCCGGCCCTGCCCCGGACCAGCAGGGCCGCCTCAACCGGCGGAAGCTCATGAAGGAGCCTGGCGGTGGCCACCGCGGCCCTGAGCTGCGCCGGCACCACTACGAGGAGCCGGTCGCAGTCCCAGGCGAAGAGTTGTACCGGCTCGGCACCGCGGCCAATGTCCACCACCACGAGTTCATAACCGCGCCGGGCTGCATCCAGGACCCCGCCCGCGGTGGCGGCGTCCACCGGCGCTGTCCTGTCCCTGCTGCCGGGCCACGACAGGAAGGAAAATCCTCCGACGACCGGAAGGGAATCAGCCAACTGTTCCGGGTCGATGCTGCCGCTGGCGCCTGCAAGGTCCGGCCAGCGCAGGCCGGGCGTCTCCTCGGCCGCCAGCGCCAGTTCCAAACCGCCGCCCCAGGGGTCCCCGTCAACGAGCAATACACGCACTCCCAGGCCGGCTGCCGCCTGGGCGATCCAAATGGCGGAGGTGGTGGCACCGGCCCCGCCGCAGCCCCCGGTAATTCCCAGAACCAGGCCGCCGGTCTCCGGCGAGCGCGATCGGCTCAGGTACTCGGCCAGCCACGCACCGGCGTCAGGAAGCACTGCCACCCGTTCGGCCCCGAGGGCCGCGGCGAGATGCCAAAGACTGTCCCCCTCACCGTTCAGACCGACGAGCACGGCAGGTGCCCGGCGCCGCGGCGGCAACTCCCGGACATCGCTTCCCACGAGCACGGCGGCGGCGGAATCCCAGTACAGGGCCGCAGCTGTGACGTCAGGCACCACCCGCAGCTGGCTCCCGGCCGCGGCCACAATCTGTTCAACCTCACCCTGCAGGACGTCGTAGCCGGTCACCAACAGCACCTCGGCGGCTGCGGAATCAGGCAGCCACGCGTTCCCTGCCGCGCCGGCACCCGGCGCACCCGCGCCAACCGGGCCGGGCCGGGTTCCGCGCGGAGGCGACGGCCTGGCCCGGGACACGCGCGTCTCTGGCTGCTCGGAAGGGGACGGCGATAGCTGGTGCCTGCTCATGGAGCAACTCTCCATTGCCGCCCGTCACGGAGACAGTGCCGGGCCGCGCTATGTGGACAACTCCCGAGCGGGAAACGGCCGGCTACTGCTTTCCGTACTTCCGGTGCACGGCCTGCTTGCTGACTCCCAGGCAGAGGGCGATTGCCTCCCACGAGAGCCCGGCCTGCCGTGCTTTGCGGACCAGGGAGGCTTCCGTGCGGCCTACCTCCTTCTGCAGTTCCGCGACGGCGTAGAGCGCTTCAGCGGGGCCTTTCCCGTCCATCGATGCCACCAGCGTTTTCATCCGATCCACCTCCATGCGTCAACATTAGTTGACAACCCGCGGAACGTCAACACATGTTGACGGCCGTTGCAACGCCAACCCCCTGGACAAGGCAGAATTGACCCCATGTATCTGCTGCTCGCTGCCCACTCCCATGGCGCCGCCCTCCAGCAGGTCACCCAGGCGGGCGATCCGCACCCGGACCGCCCCGAACCGCGGCTGATCAGCGCAAGCGAGCTGCCCGGCTTCGTACGCCACCTTGAAACCCGGCCACGGGAGGCGGCACCCCGCTGGATCTGGCACCGCACCCAGGACTGGTATCCGGCGCTGCTCGCGGCCGGCGTGGAAGTGGAACGATGCTACGACCTGAGCCTCTGCGGCACTATCCTGGCGTATTCGGAGTTCACCGCCCACACCGAATACGCGCAGCAGGCGGAGAAAGCCCCGCTGGATGATCCCCAGGAACCGCCGCGCGCCCTTCAGCCGCCGCCTCCGCCGGCCGATCAGGGTGCCTTGTTTGAGGACGTCCGGCACCGCTCCCCCCGCCATACCCTGTCGGAACTGCGTGCGGAGTATGCCGCGCAGCAGGCCGCCCTGGCCGACGCAGATCCGCTGGAGAACAAGCGGAAACGGCTGCAGTTGCTGCTCGCCGCCGAATCCGCCGGTGCCATGATCGCCGCGGAGATGCAGCATGCAGGCGTTCCGTGGCGC
The window above is part of the Pseudarthrobacter sp. IC2-21 genome. Proteins encoded here:
- a CDS encoding type II secretion system F family protein, producing MTSPLMTVAALVIVLILASYLAFSQPGRVRQRLLRLSNGPAGQGRSPGAGSARSRASGEDSVDGLRDTAMMLELVAAMLDAGSGIGRSLELVAASASKDYSKALRPVVSALAIGADWETAWRSSEVRLPEVLELRDALGFAALTGAPSSAILYAQAARLRRERFRAAEKRAASLGVKLVIPLGLCSLPAFICLGVVPVLLALVPSGS
- a CDS encoding GNAT family N-acetyltransferase, whose protein sequence is MSPDALVEDITNLLEVWVTGWAGCRGYQTSTEGRFPAVLRADTTGDWEYFAHDPSDDEFAALVAKTAEAPARILTILTNDVLRYNQLAGKHGLNITSASQAMMIVDMETQDTEDPWLSDDDLNLVTSQVDGVHHAVVRSGEEIAASGRVFVVDGTAVFDKIVVQPAFQRRGLGSFIMKALAAQAIGPDVENGLLLASLDGQKLYSHLGWSVVCRVLMLSTSQEGADLSVG
- a CDS encoding Rv3654c family TadE-like protein encodes the protein MSSPAADHTERGSGTILAAGLALVIIMTMTLMLLLAQSAVMASRAAAAADLAALAGADALRGLTSGAPCAVAAEVAARHDALITSCTEGTGQTVELRTMLNARGMLGAASGHARAGPPP
- a CDS encoding AsnC family protein — protein: MEVDRMKTLVASMDGKGPAEALYAVAELQKEVGRTEASLVRKARQAGLSWEAIALCLGVSKQAVHRKYGKQ
- a CDS encoding DEAD/DEAH box helicase; this encodes MNPHDSLIPLLGRGPDPEQLRHVHTIPARRAVHEPWPDWAHPDLVAAYGSLGIHEPYRHQIEAADLAHGGEHVVIATGTASGKSLAYQLPALDAIHRSELRVVSEPGKIHDDGAVTLYLSPTKALAADQLAAIRSLKLPTVRAETYDGDTDPASRRWIRDHANFILANPDMLHFGILPNHAWWASFFRRLRYVIVDEAHSYRGVFGSHVANLMRRLRRICAYYGAGTAHPGPVFIAASATASEPGTSFGRLIGAPVRAVAEDCSPHGSTTVAFWEPALTELKGENGAKERRTAVAETADLLANLVSARIRTIAFIKSRRGAETISSITKRLLDEVDPSLPQRVAAYRSGYLPEERRALEKALRSGELLGVSSTSALELGIDISGLDAVLVAGWPGTRASLFQQIGRAGRAGQDAIAAFVASDDPLDTYLVNHPEAIFDVSVEATVFDPSNPYVLGPHLCAAAAELPLGVAELDLFGSTSEKLLGQLVAQGYLRRRPAGWFWTHSQSAAAMVNLRADGGGPVSIVDADTGSLLGTMDSPQTHYQAHTGAVYVHQGDSYVVEELNEDDHCVMVRRANPDYYTTARDVTQIEVLETQRTAQWGDVSVHFGDVKVTTQVVSFQRKALISNEILGEEPLELGARDLFTKAVWFVVENRSLTGAGLIEAQFPGALHAAEHAAIGLLPLVASSDRWDIGGVSTAIHADTGVPTIFVYDGHPGGAGFAERGFDKAKVWLSATRDAIKACECESGCPSCVQSPKCGNKNNPLDKAAAITLIDVLLQDSSEAPRRDLELPAHPQRDLNPAAAQGGGPARA
- a CDS encoding TadA family conjugal transfer-associated ATPase, whose amino-acid sequence is MTAGPFGGRQPVTPAPAPQFASPLPDKLNGTRRRQARVLDRRGLDSALLETVRESVMADSGPVTASRVAAAVQATGRLLGTAGSLAAVERISAELNGLGPLQELTRDVRVTDIFVNAPDSVWIDRGSGIEPAGVSFDGEAQVRALASRLVAAGGRRLDDGSPCVDVRLDGGYRIHAILPPISTAGTLLSIRIRREQVFTMDELRAGGMFCGVVQEVLERIVEHRLSFLISGATGSGKTTMLSTLLGLCSPAERLVLIEDASELNPVHPHIVSLESRHGNLEGGGEVDLGELVRQALRMRPDRLVVGECRGAEVRELLTAMNTGHTGGGGTIHANTATAVPARLTALGALAGLGPDAVRLQAASALDVVIHVARARHGRRVACVGVVQDGPAGLVVVPALENRDGETCTGPGWEMLRGRLGLSPDLGAAA
- a CDS encoding DUF4244 domain-containing protein; translated protein: MTITQYSIAPAPAPQPGKGVVGTTGWDSAGPAGPEWDACTCQRQEATQPTGNVVQLYPVIRGATERRQRLTASEAGMATAEYAIATLAAVGFAGILVFILRSDEVRGFLLNLIRTALALP
- the ssd gene encoding septum site-determining protein Ssd, with protein sequence MSRHQLSPSPSEQPETRVSRARPSPPRGTRPGPVGAGAPGAGAAGNAWLPDSAAAEVLLVTGYDVLQGEVEQIVAAAGSQLRVVPDVTAAALYWDSAAAVLVGSDVRELPPRRRAPAVLVGLNGEGDSLWHLAAALGAERVAVLPDAGAWLAEYLSRSRSPETGGLVLGITGGCGGAGATTSAIWIAQAAAGLGVRVLLVDGDPWGGGLELALAAEETPGLRWPDLAGASGSIDPEQLADSLPVVGGFSFLSWPGSRDRTAPVDAATAGGVLDAARRGYELVVVDIGRGAEPVQLFAWDCDRLLVVVPAQLRAAVATARLLHELPPVEAALLVRGRAGAALDGGLIADAVGLPVQGRVPELRGVTAAGENGRLLEFGNRRSVRHFAASVLDLVAGEIPVGDLP
- a CDS encoding TadE family type IV pilus minor pilin, which gives rise to MAGAVTAEFAVALPAVLLLLALLLSGAAAGVTQLRLEEAALAGGRALARGEDPSAAAGIVRALAGTSATVSVVADGEWLHVTVADRAGGPLASTLPWTLTAKASARREMPTAAGPPRPGPLLQERTPVTNLKTVACLERVAAYLNTVAA